In Marinobacter sp. LQ44, the following are encoded in one genomic region:
- the xthA gene encoding exodeoxyribonuclease III has protein sequence MMFVSFNVNSIRTRLHQLEAVIEQLNPDIIGLQETKVTDNEFPVDAIRELGYHVHFHGQKTHYGVALLSRAEPESVQKGYSTDDDDAQRRLITGRFTVNGEPLTVINGYFPQGESRDHPVKFPAKQKFYQDLMAYLDHLKSQPGHVIVMGDMNISPTDKDIGIGPDNAKRWLRTGKCSFLPEEREWLAQVESRGFTDVFRHLHPDEANTFSWFDYRSKGFEREPKRGLRIDLIMASDSLLPKATEAGVSYDVRGMERPSDHCPVWARFDL, from the coding sequence ATGATGTTTGTGTCGTTTAACGTCAACAGTATCCGCACCCGTCTGCACCAGCTTGAAGCCGTGATAGAGCAACTTAACCCGGATATCATCGGGCTTCAGGAAACCAAGGTCACCGACAACGAATTCCCGGTAGATGCCATCCGCGAGCTTGGCTACCACGTTCACTTCCATGGCCAGAAAACCCATTATGGTGTCGCCTTGCTCTCCCGGGCCGAGCCCGAGTCGGTCCAGAAGGGATACAGCACCGATGACGACGATGCCCAGCGCCGCCTTATAACCGGTCGTTTTACCGTGAACGGAGAGCCGCTCACAGTGATCAACGGCTATTTTCCCCAGGGCGAGAGCCGGGATCATCCGGTAAAATTCCCCGCCAAGCAGAAGTTTTACCAAGACTTGATGGCCTATCTGGACCACTTGAAAAGCCAACCCGGCCATGTGATTGTCATGGGCGACATGAACATATCCCCCACCGACAAAGACATCGGCATTGGACCGGATAACGCCAAGCGCTGGCTGCGCACCGGGAAATGCAGCTTTTTGCCAGAGGAACGCGAATGGCTTGCCCAGGTTGAGAGCCGGGGCTTTACCGACGTCTTCCGGCACCTGCACCCGGACGAGGCCAATACCTTCAGCTGGTTTGACTACCGCAGCAAGGGCTTTGAACGGGAACCGAAACGGGGCCTGCGCATTGACCTGATTATGGCCAGCGACAGCCTGCTGCCCAAAGCCACAGAAGCCGGTGTATCTTATGACGTACGAGGTATGGAACGGCCCTCAGACCACTGTCCGGTATGGGCGCGGTTTGACCTCTGA
- a CDS encoding TetR/AcrR family transcriptional regulator produces MKKIKTRDRILGTSLALFNSLGEPNVTTLLISDELDISPGNLYYHFKSKSDIVDELFQSFEAEMVDLLGVPDDADISLDQFSFFLHLLFEAVARYRFLYQDLVNVLSRYSQLQVRFKRILAKKKNAFRVLCQSFQSQGVMSIGEDELLSLCEQLTLTACYWSSFDTLSHLDDRESVDPGKGVYQMLHLILPYLAEQEQQEIQLTSHSYL; encoded by the coding sequence ATGAAAAAAATCAAAACCAGGGACCGGATTCTCGGCACCAGCCTGGCGTTGTTCAACAGCCTGGGCGAGCCCAATGTCACTACCCTGCTGATCTCCGATGAGCTGGACATCAGTCCGGGCAACCTCTATTACCACTTCAAAAGTAAAAGCGACATTGTCGACGAGCTGTTCCAGAGCTTTGAAGCGGAAATGGTGGATTTGCTCGGAGTGCCGGACGACGCCGATATTTCACTCGACCAGTTCAGCTTTTTCCTGCATTTGCTGTTCGAGGCTGTTGCCCGCTACCGTTTTCTGTACCAGGACCTGGTAAACGTACTGTCCCGCTACAGCCAGCTGCAAGTGCGGTTTAAACGGATTCTGGCGAAGAAGAAAAATGCTTTTCGGGTTCTGTGCCAGAGCTTTCAAAGCCAGGGGGTAATGAGCATCGGTGAGGACGAGCTGCTCTCACTGTGCGAACAGCTCACCCTGACGGCCTGCTATTGGAGCAGCTTTGACACGCTGTCCCATCTGGATGACCGGGAATCGGTAGATCCTGGTAAGGGGGTGTATCAAATGCTGCACCTGATTCTCCCGTACCTGGCGGAACAGGAGCAGCAAGAGATTCAGCTGACCAGCCACAGCTACCTTTGA
- a CDS encoding phasin family protein, whose product MSDHDDKNPENDPQLADKIKDSARQIWLAGLGAYTKAEEDAGKFFERLVQEGEQLETRTRGVVEKQIKTVEGRVGEVKEKATGTWDKLEHMFDQRVSGALRRLGIHRREEIEAMERRIQALESELARLRGDSPVSDEEE is encoded by the coding sequence ATGTCAGACCACGACGATAAAAACCCGGAAAATGATCCGCAGCTGGCGGACAAGATAAAGGATTCCGCCCGCCAGATCTGGCTCGCGGGCCTGGGTGCGTACACCAAGGCAGAGGAAGACGCGGGCAAGTTTTTCGAGCGCCTGGTTCAGGAAGGCGAACAACTGGAGACCAGAACCCGGGGTGTGGTGGAAAAGCAGATCAAGACGGTGGAAGGTCGCGTTGGCGAGGTCAAGGAAAAGGCGACCGGAACCTGGGATAAGCTTGAGCACATGTTTGACCAGCGCGTATCTGGTGCGTTGCGGCGCCTTGGTATCCACCGGCGGGAGGAAATCGAGGCCATGGAGCGCAGAATACAAGCCCTGGAAAGCGAATTGGCCAGATTGCGGGGCGATTCACCAGTCTCGGATGAAGAAGAATAA